Below is a window of Ahaetulla prasina isolate Xishuangbanna chromosome 1, ASM2864084v1, whole genome shotgun sequence DNA.
ggagcccatttttgctggcagagcactcaagctgccacaggcaccccccaacacaagtgatgtcatgctagccacacctactatggccacacccaccccggccccaggaggtcaaacacaacactgatgcgccctcaatgaaatcaagtttgacacccctacattAGACACTTCACAAAAGGGAGcaggaaaccatactaggcctggaaaccatactaggccttagggttccagacgctaccacatttttcccctgaggggaagaaggggggttgaggggtatggtaacattcttcaagcggtcaaggccggatggtgttcacatctgcaggaggagtggcgggaagatattcgaatgaactgggagaacgtgggaccatgtgaccagcaaaggggttaggggggtgggactcttggggtttgtataactgggaaaagaatccggaagttcagttttggaatttcactcatcgtgtgccagtttccttatgctagtaaagaactctgaaggacagtggcttctgagttttttttatgcagaagaggtttttctggaaccttgacagctagTCAGACACCGCTTTCCAAAGACAGCGGTTTCCAATTATCCTGAAAAATAGCAGCAGGGAACCTGTTTCTCTACTATCTCTCAAGATTGGAACTTGGGTCTGATGTCAGCTGCCCTGAAATCTGGAAAAATACAGAGAAGTACGCCTTTGCCCCCATTATAAGCAGAGAGCTTTTGTCAGCCTCCCCAAGAGTTGTGGCAGAACAGGAAAAATCTGATTAGCAAGCCCTAAGAAATCAAGGACATGAAAGCTTAATCCAACCAAAGCAGTAGTTAAAAACAGTACTGTTTTTTATACTGAAATGATCAATTGCTAATGACCACCACTGTGTATGCCTGGGTGGGTAGGCAATGGAAATTCAAGGCAGGATCCAATTGCAGCAAGAAATAAGCCTCACTTAGGGATGCAAGTTGCCCTTGTGTTCCATAGTTTCAACTGTTAAGCAGGGATCTTgttatgtatgtacatatgatTTGATGTATATacgtgtaggtagtccttgacttacaactgtaattgagtCTGGCCATTATACTTGTAAAATGTGCCGGTCATAAAGCGGGTCATTATATGACCAgtcaaattttacattttttttttgcaatgttttttaaGCAAACCCATATTTTACTATGGGACAGtttttgctagaaactggaaaTAATTGCTGGTTTGccccaaaaatgtcataaatcatgATCGTGTGACTTTGGGATACTGCAGAGTATAAATGCAGGCCACTTGCCAAGCACCCCAAATGTAATTTGGTTTCATGAGTGTGGGcaaccatcagaacttcaaaaccaGGTCATAAGTAGTTTTTTTGGAGGGTGAGggttcattgtaacttcaaatggctacTAAGCaattggttataagtcaaggaccatctgtagtGGCTTTGCTTACTtggcaaagaaacaaaatatgGTATTTTGTGCATGCATTAAGTTTTTAAAGATTAAATTGTAGAGTACATTTGCTCAGATTTTAATGGATCAGGTCAGTGAGGCTTCCCTCTATAGAGACAACAGGACTTTCCCCACTTTCCCCAATaacatcaaaatataaaacactaAACATACACATGGAAAAATGCAGCCAGGGTACTGTGGTACAACCATTACTGGGGCTTACAAACATACTCAAATCCCCAGGCCCGGAAATATGAGCTATTGGGTAAACTCCTTCCATTATCAGCCAAACAATTACTCTAAAGAAAGTGGTCACAAGAAAGCCATGGGGAGCCTTGAGATGAGGCTGACCCAGGAGATCACAAATGAGGAACCAATTCATTGTGCAGACAACCCTTATGAGACGAAGATGGGGAAAGTGCTGATACAAGCAAGAAGATGACTGTAGTTATGGAATATAACCTCCCAATTTCTCATTAAGGTCTCATGTGGTTTCTTGCAGTTACATACCAGAAAAGCTTACCTGTACTACAAACAATCCAGGTAGAGGAAAAATATTCCACAGACTAACCTGCGCCTGCTTTTGCTTTGACAACTTCAGTTCCAGCTTCCTGAATCCTTTCAATGAGGGTCACCAGCTGAGCTTCAGGAAAATCCacctttggtgtgcactgcaacAGGAAAAGAACACAGGATTTATCTCATCTCTATCATACACTTATATTATTGGGTTTTGAACAAGAACTTTCAACAGGAAAACTGAAACGTCTTTCTCTATCCTTTAGTGATACACCAATCAAGAATCAGATCTGCATTAGCTCATATTGCAGACCCAGCCTTCAAGTCAACATTCATATATTTGTGTTCCAAGAGCactggattgtcaggaaaaggaatGTGGAACCCAAATTTTCTACTCTACCATTTCTCAATTATCCTCCTCAAACTTTCCAGAATAAAGCAGCTGACAGATTCGTTCTAAATGAAAACAACCTGGGGGCTGATCAATGGTGGGGAAACCTGAGGAAGGGGTTCAGCAGTTAGCTTTCCAAAAGAGAGTAGTCGTCCTTTAAAATAAGAAGGCGTACTCGTGACTGCCTGTACTgttacattctggaccagttgaagcttccaatGGTTCTTCAAGAGCAACCCCATGTAGGGCACAAAGGAGTAGTCCAGCCATCAGGGCAAGTGACTGAAGGGGCCTCTGATCTAGGAATGGGTGCAACTGGCACATCATCTGAGCCTTCATAGCCATAGATGCCATCTGCTCATTCAGCAGGAGCTGTGACTCCTGAAGGACCCCCAAATTGTGCATCTTCCTGGAATGGCAAAGTGCAAATCCACTCAAGCTCAAAGCTgggatagtatttatttatttatttatttagatttttataccgcccttctcccgaaggactcgggacagtgaacagccaaataaaaacaactaatacataaataagcttaaaaacatattaaaaactaattataaactggccaaatttaaaattaacaataaaataaacaatcctaaaacccctcTTAAAATTCCCTCAAGCTAGCCCTGCAtggtggaataaaaaagtcttgagctcgcgttgaaAAGACCgtaggtcggggagttgacgcagccccggaggcagctcgtttcatagggctggagcccccacagaaaaggccctccccctgggggccgccagtcgacattgtttgactgacggcaccctgaggaggccctccctatgggagcgcacaggtcgatgggaggctataggcggcagtaggcggtcccgaaggtaacccggtcctgtgccatggagcgctttaaaggtgatgaccagtaccttgaattgcacccggaagaccaccggcaaccagtgcaggctgcgcaggagcggtgttatatgggagcatcgcggtgccccttctattacccgcgcagccgcattctggaccagttggaacctcctggtgctcttcaaggggagccccatgtagagagcattgcagtagtccaggcgggaagtgacaagggcatgagtgaccgtgcgaagggaatcccggtcgagaaagggacgcaactggtgaatcagacggacctgataaaaagctcccctggcgacggccgtcaaatgttcttctaaggacagccgatcgtccaggagaacgcctaagttacgAACCCTCCCCCggagggccaatgattcgcccccaacagtcagcaatggtgtaagctggctgtaccgggatgccggcatccacagccactctgtcttggatgggttgagctgaagcttgttcttccccatccagacccgcacggcttccagacactgggacatcacgtcgacggcttcattggggtggttaggggtggaaatatacagctgagtgtcatcagcatatagaaggtattccaccccaaaaccacggataatctcacccagcagcttcatatagatgttgaacaggagaggcgacagAACCAACCCCTCTGACACCCCACAAATGAGGtgcctagaggtcgatctctgcccccctgccaacaccgtctgcaatcggttggagagataggaggagaaccaccgaaaaacggtgccccccactcccaaaccccacaaccgccgcagcaggataccatggtcaacggtatcaaaagccactgagagatctaacaggaccaggacagagatcatccaccaacgtgaccaaagtcgtctccgtgctgtacccaggcctgaaaccggactggaacaggtccagataccgaggaagctgacatgccaccacactctcaacaaccttcaccacaaagcgaaggttggagacagaacGATAATTTGCCATAATAGGACAGGACGGTCCAAACAATCACAGCCACTCAATATTGGTAAGACTAATCCAGAGATGGTTCCTCCCTGTCCAACCCCacacagcttccaggcactgggaaagAACCTTGCCAGCTTCAGTTGGCTGGCCCAGAGTTGAAAGATATAATTATATTTCAAACCTCAAAATTAGGCTATTTTCATATGTTTGAACACAGACCTGCATTTGACAAGTGGTTGAAAGCAGAGACCAGCCTCTTCCTAAATTCAAAATTCTTTCATGGGTCCTGCAGGTTCTACATAGTGATGTGAATTTTGAATGCTCCCTTATCAGCCAGGGCTACTCAGAGAAATGTAATTATACCACACACCTGTGAAATTAGGGGGATGATGGTCTTCCCTGCATGGCCACCGATCACAGGAACATTGACACGAGCTGGATCCAAGCCCTGTGGAAACGGCAACTTTCAAGATATATTTGGAACTCAGCTCTGCCCCAAGCTGGGTGGATCACAGGTAAGATTACAATGTGCATAATTCAACAATATAACCTCCCACTCCtcacaaaacagaaaaaattggaaaatgtaaaatgtaagaaTAGGATATATAGtttataaattttctttttacttttcttgTAAAGAGAAATTGGAATTCAAACACTTACACTGTTTAGGTTCTCAGTTCCAACTGTGTTCTGACCTGGATTTCCCCCCCTCAATTTAAAAACATACAGCTTGTTACCTCAAGGGCCATACCAGGGCTTTGCATGTCATGCTGAGAGATGCACTTCACTTAAGCCAGGAGGCTTAATGGTAaaatggaaactttaagactttttttcACTGTACACTTTAATATTcccaaattaaacaaaaatagcTAACATTTTTAGTCCCGTTGACTATTATTTGCAACAGGAAGAagcacacatttgcaaactgcTTAGGATATTTTAGAGGTATTCTAGCCATGTAATACCAAGAGAGATGAACTGCTGATTCGTAGCTGGGCATCTCTGCAACAGTTTACCAATGTGGTTGGTCCAAATGTGGTGAGAGAACAGAGATTCTTTGGCTGTTTCTTCTTTACGTCCTGACAGCAGACTAATAATGCAGACTAATTCTggaaatgattgtcatgcagcCAAACCAAAAGGAGTAAATCAGAAGCATGTCATGGGAAGCCTATTTATGATCCTAGCAAGCCTAATGCCAAGGTGACAAGAGGACATACtgcacagacagacagatgtggtTTGCAGTTGGCCAGGAATCAGTTTTTCACAGCTTGGCTTTTGAGAGGACAAGTTTTATACTGCTCACTAAGCCTTTTTAGCTAGAAAGATGCCAGAAAGCCCAGAGGAACAACTATTAacctcaatgtctatggagattctcagtcatccaggtcatggttgtcccaaaggtgctttttcaagaggcaactggacttcttcagctcttggatgagaagtgaaatgtcttcaaagaaaaaccagaacatcgagttgcctctttaaaaagcacctttgggacaactattagCCTCCTTCAGTTTGTTAGTCAGGGAATAGCACCAATGCTGTTGAAACTGAAAGAATAAGCTTGTATTAGACCATCAGCAATAATTTTAGATGACATCCACTATCTGAAAATATTCCTGACTTATTTCATTATGGGGTAGGGTGTTGAATGCTGGAAAATTGCACCAAACCACATACACTGGTACTGTATTTACCACCCATTCACAGCATGGAACACTAAGGATATAAACAAGCAGTGTCCTTGACTTGCTGAGAGTGCTAGCATTTATGTTTTACTAGCATGTAAAATGTAGTCCCTTATTGAACCTACAGGGACAAACTTCTGAGCATAAGCAATGACCCCTCAAGATCAAAGAATGAAGTTTATTCTTTGCCTGAGTTCATATGCaaattggtctaatggttaaatcactaggctagaaaccaggtgatTGTGatgttctagtccctccttagtcatgaaagacagctgggtgactttgggccagtcagtctctctcagccccaaaCACCTCATAGggtggttgttgtagggaaaatagaaggaaggagttTTAGAAATGCTCTCaaccttttttattttaacaataatataggattaaaaaatatctttaaaaatatgccAAAATGGTAATGAATTCTGATTCATGATCACATTCCTCGACCATGCCTGTTTGGTCAACCAATCAATGGGAGAAACTAGaagatacaaaaaaaaaccacttagCAATGACAGAAAATTTATTATGGTCCCACAACTGAGGTACTCCTAATCTGCTCTGGATAATTCCTGATTCCCCCCAGAGCAGATCCGGGAAATCACATAGAAATGTACTAACTGGTTCCCGGACTGATGACAGTCTCCTGAATCTTTATGTAAGCAGCCAGCTGCAAGCTTTTCCATTATAGTATCAGTGCAGACCCACCTCCTTACCATATTATAGGAAATCAGGAAATTGGTGCCCTAATATACACAGGGATAAATTAGCTCTAAAGGAGAAAAAGTATAGTTGCTGGAATTTGTCTATGTCTATGCCTCTTCTCAATTTTATTTTAGCAAGAGAATACTGTAACAGTCATGCTtggaaaaataaattttgttGAAGCTGACAGGAGGATAGAAAGAAGAAACCATTTCAATGGAAAATGCTTTGCTGTGAAAATGACACCATTGATTGCATCCTGACTACCAACATACCTTCAATTCAGCTACAAATGTATTTGCTCTCACAATGTCCAAAGTTGTAACACCAAAAATTGTGTTAGGATTATATACACCATGTTTCTTAAAAATCTCGGAAGTAATTGGGATGGTGGAATTGAcctgaaaaatgaaaatagttcATTGCCTCAATTTTAAATATACTACATTCTTTTTGGggtcttttattttaattttctaatattttaaacttCCCTTGAAGCAGATCTCAcccaaaatgttttaaaacagaattttaagtttatatatttaatattatcttGAAGGTAAGATGataaaacaatcataaaataTGTGAAATCATATCCGTATTTATCCAATTCCAGCACCTTTTCCTTTACAGTAGAAACCACaagaaaaatgtaaagaaatagATCCCCACCAACTGTTTTAATAGCACAGCACATGCAAATGGAATTCCTTGCATATATCCTAAGTAACAGTTCTACATAAACAGTTCTGCTATTAGTATCAGTTACCTCTCAACAGCCACTTCAGTAATCGGCTGTTCTCTGTTGTGGCAGGGAATGTGATAGTCTGTGATTCTAATCTGAATGAACATGGAGCTGATGAAAATCTATGTATATGGCTCTCTTGGGGGACTCTACAGTTAATGCTCAGTAGGCCATTTGGTTTCCACCAGTTATAGTAAAAACAGAGATGTGCTTAAAACGGCAACAATGTCTCTACATTTTCCTTAAGTGGCTTATATGAAGCCATTGCAGCCAACCACAACATATTTGCATGATATTTCTCAAAGAACATGGCTGGAATGTACTTACCGGATTTGCAATAATACAGATAAGAGCTTTAGGGCAATGCTGGGCACAAGCAGCTGCCAAGTTAGCAACAATGGTAGCATTTGTATTGAACAGGTCATCACGAGTCATCCCTGTATATTAGCATAAAGAATCTGTTAACAGTATTCTGCACCCCATCCAGATCATACTTGACAGATATGTCAACATAATTTACTATCAATGCCCCCACTCCCTATATACTGCAGCATACAGTTAGAAttactccccccccacccaaaagctGTTACTTCTATTTCAAGAGTATACTTCAAGATATTCTGGTCTCCAGCAGCCATCTGAATCACAGGGATAAGAAACACTTTACAGGACTGATAAAAGATTGCTAACAAATATCCCTTTGGAGGCAGCCAGAATTTATACCTTTATAACAGCAGAATAAACCAACATTCTCCATGCTCAGATGAGTGTCAAATCTAAGGTCAAGTGGAAGGTCAAAAATCTCCTTCATGACTAAAAAAAGATGTCTCAGACTTTAAGACTGACTTTTCCCCAGATTTTGAAGGACTGGAAATCTCATCAAAACTTTTTTAGTATTTATCAATATTGAAATTGCCCATCTCCCACAAAAGAGGGATTTTGGGTG
It encodes the following:
- the MDH2 gene encoding malate dehydrogenase, mitochondrial isoform X2 gives rise to the protein MTRDDLFNTNATIVANLAAACAQHCPKALICIIANPVNSTIPITSEIFKKHGVYNPNTIFGVTTLDIVRANTFVAELKGLDPARVNVPVIGGHAGKTIIPLISQCTPKVDFPEAQLVTLIERIQEAGTEVVKAKAGAGSATLSMAYAGARFVFSVLDAVNGKEGVIECAFVRSEETECPYFSTPLLLGKNGIEKNLGIGKITPFEEKMVAGAIAELKASIKKGEDFAKSMK